In Portunus trituberculatus isolate SZX2019 chromosome 24, ASM1759143v1, whole genome shotgun sequence, a single genomic region encodes these proteins:
- the LOC123508304 gene encoding nuclear factor NF-kappa-B p100 subunit-like isoform X1 has protein sequence MFFEAFNLGGMNSPYSGESASPYSSDQSIGVPSPPTVVAAFNRPYDAIHHDGPYINILEQPQSKFRFRYKSEMVGTHGQLKADRAEKNRAAFPTVKLSKWNSGPAVIRLTLYTAEDNINQRKRHVHELSGKNCNKETGICEVVVDEKSDYTAVFQNLGIIHIAKRDTREIIKQRKLEELVTLARVRKPHHSNEEIRRSITPTDLKKIDEEAEEEAKSMDLNKVVLRFQAFQYDKNIESYRPITLPVDSDVVFNLKNATTGELKIVRMSACSAPCTGGTEIWLLVEKVRRNNVHIKFFELDENDREVWKAYGEFADADVHHQYAIVFRTPRYRVTNLSTSVRVKVQLERPTDKDTSEALDFTYLPDSLKRPRINLENTLEEGKRHFSDLPPAKRFNINSYANEAIDLSSNNMRNVGGQEDSMPLHDIIGIIRSPELTDTNVMGHYALEVPNQSPQHAVPSPGSHGDTSNQGLYSPLHPGSTEVTSTYSNVLQVPSPVQISPSSPQYSMMSPGGESIGSPPYLGSGGVVVTTTHYSQPSQSPQYIQAPSPGMMVPSPGYQDPSPQLITQQQFLQQQQLQQQQQQQQQQQQQQQQQQLRQIHLHQQQQQQQQQHHQQQQQMLKTEPLGSQVVQGASSAWDGLQQGVMMQPLTQPQPQSVLQVPEYDLPNCFHDNTGQEHSLIDILEIAESQLDFDGFEFANPNIKTDYGGKKSSDSKKKQKEQPIGSSPAVDALSKLMAEVRVDGSSGNSNRRNPPPQRPEGQSQQRPSRDVDVAFRVAVSAAECLQAYAATEDISLLLATHRYLLAVQNNQGDTALHTAVSNKNMEAFNKILKASEKINPRDLLNAQNFAHETALHQAIRGNELTMVRRLVATPGCNVSLVDSQGNTPIHSAAGLQDPQCLDALLTQPINGARSALTQAINIYNYQGETPLHVAVVSGSLECVRRLVEAGAQVHHCERKRGANPLHLAAMFGRRDIAAFLIDHTSVTVEAAMFDGNTALHLAAQSRDAEFCRLLMRAKADPQVRNALSRRKKSSESEEEEDEVDEEEEDDSEEEQQGYTPLDYAGDDDEILAILHGEEPVEVQASGEVLVQEGKKEIPQHSALDSGIDISVTDIQSSELACDESQESARELSERTRGRLASLLSGDTWQHLAQLLDLEFLVPCLAKEATPAHVLLQPENMKGVSIEKLRECLEVLGLKNCVAVLDRT, from the exons ATGTTTTTCGAAGCGTTCAACCT TGGTGGGATGAATTCCCCATATAGTGGAGAGAGTGCCTCTCCCTACTCCTCAGACCAGTCCATTGgggttccttctcctcctacagtGGTTGCTGCCTTTAACCGTCCATATGATG CCATTCACCATGATGGGCCATACATCAACATCTTGGAGCAACCACAGTCCAAGTTTCGGTTCCGGTACAAAAGTGAGATGGTGGGCACACATGGACAGCTGAAGGCAGACAGAGCTGAGAAGAACAGAGCTGCCTTCCCTACAGTTAAG CTTTCTAAATGGAACAGTGGTCCAGCCGTCATACGTCTCACTCTATACACTGCTGAGGACAACATCAACCAGCGGAAGCGACATGTTCATGAACTCTCTGGAAAAAACTGCAACAAGGAGACTGGGAtttgtgaggtggtggtggatgagaaaAGTGACTATACAGCTGT GTTTCAGAATCTTGGAATCATTCACATTGCAAAGCGTGATACAAGAGAGATAATCAAGCAGCGGAAGCTTGAAGAGTTGGTGACTCTTGCCAGAGTACGCAAGCCACATCACAGCAATGAGGAAATCCGTCGCAGCATCACCCCAACAGATCTTAAAAAG ATTGAtgaagaagcagaggaggaggcaaagagtATGGACCTGAACAAGGTGGTGCTGCGGTTCCAAGCTTTCCAGTATGATAAGAACATAGAGAGCTATCGACCCATTACTCTGCCTGTTGATTCTGATGTTGTGTTTAACCTAA AGAATGCCACAACTGGTGAGTTGAAAATAGTGCGGATGTCTGCATGCTCTGCCCCCTGCACTGGTGGGACAGAGATCTGGCTTCTGGTGGAGAAAGTGCGAAGAA ATAATGTTCATATCAAGTTCTTTGAGTTagatgagaatgacagagaagtATGGAAAGCTTATGGAGAGTTTGCTGATGCAGATGTTCACCACCAATATGCTATTGTCTTCAG AACACCACGCTACAGAGTTACCAATCTGAGCACATCTGTACGAGTGAAGGTACAACTTGAGCGTCCCACTGACAAAGACACGAGTGAGGCACTGGATTTCACATATCTCCCTGACA GTCTGAAGAGGCCCCGAATCAACCTCGAGAACACCTTGGAAGAAGGGAAGCGACACTTCAGTGACCTGCCTCCTGCCAAGAGATTTAACATCAACTCCTATGCAAATGAGGCCATTGATCtcagtagtaacaaca TGAGAAATGTAGGAGGCCAAGAGGACTCGATGCCGCTTCATGACATAATTGGGATCATTAGAA GTCCTGAGCTGACTGACACCAATGTGATGGGCCATTATGCACTGGAGGTACCAAACCAATCACCACAACATGCTGTCCCCTCACCAGGGAGCCACGGGGATACCAGCAATCAAGGCTTGTACTCTCCACTCCACCCTGGCTCCACAGAAGTGACTTCCACCTACAGTAATGTGCTTCAG GTACCATCCCCAGTGCAGATATCCCCTAGCTCCCCGCAGTACAGCATGATGTCTCCTGGAGGGGAATCAATTGGGTCACCACCTTACCTTGGTTCTGGAGGAGTTGTAGTGACAACCACCCACTACTCTCAGCCATCACAGTCACCTCAATATATTCAAGCACCCTCACCAGGGATGATGGTGCCTTCACCTGGCTACCAGGATCCTTCCCCTCAGCTCATCACACAACAGCAGTTTTTACAGCAGCAACAgctccagcagcagcaacagcaacagcagcagcagcaacagcagcagcagcagcaacagttaaGACAAATACATCttcaccaacagcagcagcagcaacaacagcaacatcatcaacaacagcagcagatgCTTAAAACAGAGCCTTTAGGATCACAAGTG GTGCAGGGTGCCAGCAGTGCCTGGGATGGCTTGCAGCAGGGGGTCATGATGCAGCCTCTTACACAACCACAGCCACAGTCAGTCCTTCAG GTTCCAGAGTATGATTTGCCCAACTGCTTTCATGATAATACGGGACAGGAACACTCACTGATAGACATCTTGGAGATTGCCGAGAGTCAGCTTGACTTTGATGGTTTCGAATTTGCTAACCCGAACATCAAGACAGACTATGGTGGCAAGAAGA GTTCAGActcaaagaagaaacagaaggagcaACCCATTGGCTCAAGCCCAGCTGTGGATGCACTCAGCAAGTTGATGGCTGAGGTCAGAGTGGATGGCTCATCTGGAAACAGCAACAGGAGAAATCCCCCTCCACAGCGGCCTGAAGGACAGTCTCAGCAGCGACCATCCCGAGATGTAGATGTGGCTTTCAGGGTGGCGGTGAGTGCTGCCGAGTGTCTCCAAGCATATGCAGCAACTGAGGACATATCACTGCTGCTAGCAACACACCGCTACCTCCTAGCTGTTCAGAACAACCAGGGAGACAC agCCCTCCATACTGCTGTCAGCAATAAGAACATGGAAGCCTTCAACAAAATTCTTAAAGCAAGTGAGAAGATTAATCCAAGAGATCTTCTTAATGCCCAGAACTTTGCTCATGAA ACTGCCCTCCATCAAGCCATCCGTGGCAATGAACTGACAATGGTGCGTCGCTTGGTGGCCACACCAGGCTGCAATGTGAGTTTAGTAGATAGCCAAGGCAACACCCCTATCCACAGTGCTGCTGGCCTGCAGGATCCTCAATGCCTAGATGCCCTCCTCACTCAACCCATCAATGGAGCTCGCTCTGCTCTCACCCAGGCCATCAACATCTACAATTACCAAG gagaaacaccTCTGCACGTGGCTGTGGTGTCAGGCAGCCTTGAGTGTGTGCGGCGGCTGGTGGAAGCTGGGGCACAGGTACACCACTGTGAACGCAAGAGAGGAGCAAACCCTCTCCATCTAGCTGCCATGTTTGGGCGAAGGGACATTGCTGCATTCCTCATCGATCAT ACAAGTGTGACAGTGGAGGCAGCCATGTTTGATGGCAACACAGCCCTCCACCTGGCAGCACAAAGCAGAGATGCCGAGTTCTGCCGTCTCCTCATGAGAGCCAAG gCTGATCCTCAAGTTCGAAATGCcttaagtagaaggaaaaagtcCTCAGaatcagaagaggaagaagatgaagttgatgaagaagaggaggatgattcTGAAGAGGAACAGCAAGGATACACCCCACTGGACTATGctggagatgatgatgag ATCCTTGCAATCCTGCATGGAGAGGAGCCTGTGGAGGTGCAGGCTTCAGGGGAAGTGCTGGTGcaggaaggcaagaaggaaatTCCTCAACACTCAGCACTAGACTCTGGAATTGATATCTCTGTCACAGACATACAGAGTTCAGAGTTGGCCTGTGATGAAAGCCAAGAAAG TGCCAGAGAGTTGAGTGAACGTACTCGAGGACGCTTGGCAAGCCTTCTCAGCGGGGACACCTGGCAGCACCTTGCCCAGCTGCTTGACCTGGAGTTTCTGGTGCCCTGCCTGGCCAAGGAAGCCACACCAGCCCATGTACTGCTTCAGCCGGAGAACATGAAG GGCGTGTCCATAGAGAAGCTGCGGGAGTGCCTGGAGGTGCTGGGCCTTAAGAACTGTGTTGCTGTATTGGACCGGACATAG
- the LOC123508304 gene encoding nuclear factor NF-kappa-B p100 subunit-like isoform X4: protein MLHFAIHHDGPYINILEQPQSKFRFRYKSEMVGTHGQLKADRAEKNRAAFPTVKLSKWNSGPAVIRLTLYTAEDNINQRKRHVHELSGKNCNKETGICEVVVDEKSDYTAVFQNLGIIHIAKRDTREIIKQRKLEELVTLARVRKPHHSNEEIRRSITPTDLKKIDEEAEEEAKSMDLNKVVLRFQAFQYDKNIESYRPITLPVDSDVVFNLKNATTGELKIVRMSACSAPCTGGTEIWLLVEKVRRNNVHIKFFELDENDREVWKAYGEFADADVHHQYAIVFRTPRYRVTNLSTSVRVKVQLERPTDKDTSEALDFTYLPDSLKRPRINLENTLEEGKRHFSDLPPAKRFNINSYANEAIDLSSNNMRNVGGQEDSMPLHDIIGIIRSPELTDTNVMGHYALEVPNQSPQHAVPSPGSHGDTSNQGLYSPLHPGSTEVTSTYSNVLQVPSPVQISPSSPQYSMMSPGGESIGSPPYLGSGGVVVTTTHYSQPSQSPQYIQAPSPGMMVPSPGYQDPSPQLITQQQFLQQQQLQQQQQQQQQQQQQQQQQQLRQIHLHQQQQQQQQQHHQQQQQMLKTEPLGSQVVQGASSAWDGLQQGVMMQPLTQPQPQSVLQVPEYDLPNCFHDNTGQEHSLIDILEIAESQLDFDGFEFANPNIKTDYGGKKSSDSKKKQKEQPIGSSPAVDALSKLMAEVRVDGSSGNSNRRNPPPQRPEGQSQQRPSRDVDVAFRVAVSAAECLQAYAATEDISLLLATHRYLLAVQNNQGDTALHTAVSNKNMEAFNKILKASEKINPRDLLNAQNFAHETALHQAIRGNELTMVRRLVATPGCNVSLVDSQGNTPIHSAAGLQDPQCLDALLTQPINGARSALTQAINIYNYQGETPLHVAVVSGSLECVRRLVEAGAQVHHCERKRGANPLHLAAMFGRRDIAAFLIDHTSVTVEAAMFDGNTALHLAAQSRDAEFCRLLMRAKADPQVRNALSRRKKSSESEEEEDEVDEEEEDDSEEEQQGYTPLDYAGDDDEILAILHGEEPVEVQASGEVLVQEGKKEIPQHSALDSGIDISVTDIQSSELACDESQESARELSERTRGRLASLLSGDTWQHLAQLLDLEFLVPCLAKEATPAHVLLQPENMKGVSIEKLRECLEVLGLKNCVAVLDRT from the exons ATGCTGCACTTTG CCATTCACCATGATGGGCCATACATCAACATCTTGGAGCAACCACAGTCCAAGTTTCGGTTCCGGTACAAAAGTGAGATGGTGGGCACACATGGACAGCTGAAGGCAGACAGAGCTGAGAAGAACAGAGCTGCCTTCCCTACAGTTAAG CTTTCTAAATGGAACAGTGGTCCAGCCGTCATACGTCTCACTCTATACACTGCTGAGGACAACATCAACCAGCGGAAGCGACATGTTCATGAACTCTCTGGAAAAAACTGCAACAAGGAGACTGGGAtttgtgaggtggtggtggatgagaaaAGTGACTATACAGCTGT GTTTCAGAATCTTGGAATCATTCACATTGCAAAGCGTGATACAAGAGAGATAATCAAGCAGCGGAAGCTTGAAGAGTTGGTGACTCTTGCCAGAGTACGCAAGCCACATCACAGCAATGAGGAAATCCGTCGCAGCATCACCCCAACAGATCTTAAAAAG ATTGAtgaagaagcagaggaggaggcaaagagtATGGACCTGAACAAGGTGGTGCTGCGGTTCCAAGCTTTCCAGTATGATAAGAACATAGAGAGCTATCGACCCATTACTCTGCCTGTTGATTCTGATGTTGTGTTTAACCTAA AGAATGCCACAACTGGTGAGTTGAAAATAGTGCGGATGTCTGCATGCTCTGCCCCCTGCACTGGTGGGACAGAGATCTGGCTTCTGGTGGAGAAAGTGCGAAGAA ATAATGTTCATATCAAGTTCTTTGAGTTagatgagaatgacagagaagtATGGAAAGCTTATGGAGAGTTTGCTGATGCAGATGTTCACCACCAATATGCTATTGTCTTCAG AACACCACGCTACAGAGTTACCAATCTGAGCACATCTGTACGAGTGAAGGTACAACTTGAGCGTCCCACTGACAAAGACACGAGTGAGGCACTGGATTTCACATATCTCCCTGACA GTCTGAAGAGGCCCCGAATCAACCTCGAGAACACCTTGGAAGAAGGGAAGCGACACTTCAGTGACCTGCCTCCTGCCAAGAGATTTAACATCAACTCCTATGCAAATGAGGCCATTGATCtcagtagtaacaaca TGAGAAATGTAGGAGGCCAAGAGGACTCGATGCCGCTTCATGACATAATTGGGATCATTAGAA GTCCTGAGCTGACTGACACCAATGTGATGGGCCATTATGCACTGGAGGTACCAAACCAATCACCACAACATGCTGTCCCCTCACCAGGGAGCCACGGGGATACCAGCAATCAAGGCTTGTACTCTCCACTCCACCCTGGCTCCACAGAAGTGACTTCCACCTACAGTAATGTGCTTCAG GTACCATCCCCAGTGCAGATATCCCCTAGCTCCCCGCAGTACAGCATGATGTCTCCTGGAGGGGAATCAATTGGGTCACCACCTTACCTTGGTTCTGGAGGAGTTGTAGTGACAACCACCCACTACTCTCAGCCATCACAGTCACCTCAATATATTCAAGCACCCTCACCAGGGATGATGGTGCCTTCACCTGGCTACCAGGATCCTTCCCCTCAGCTCATCACACAACAGCAGTTTTTACAGCAGCAACAgctccagcagcagcaacagcaacagcagcagcagcaacagcagcagcagcagcaacagttaaGACAAATACATCttcaccaacagcagcagcagcaacaacagcaacatcatcaacaacagcagcagatgCTTAAAACAGAGCCTTTAGGATCACAAGTG GTGCAGGGTGCCAGCAGTGCCTGGGATGGCTTGCAGCAGGGGGTCATGATGCAGCCTCTTACACAACCACAGCCACAGTCAGTCCTTCAG GTTCCAGAGTATGATTTGCCCAACTGCTTTCATGATAATACGGGACAGGAACACTCACTGATAGACATCTTGGAGATTGCCGAGAGTCAGCTTGACTTTGATGGTTTCGAATTTGCTAACCCGAACATCAAGACAGACTATGGTGGCAAGAAGA GTTCAGActcaaagaagaaacagaaggagcaACCCATTGGCTCAAGCCCAGCTGTGGATGCACTCAGCAAGTTGATGGCTGAGGTCAGAGTGGATGGCTCATCTGGAAACAGCAACAGGAGAAATCCCCCTCCACAGCGGCCTGAAGGACAGTCTCAGCAGCGACCATCCCGAGATGTAGATGTGGCTTTCAGGGTGGCGGTGAGTGCTGCCGAGTGTCTCCAAGCATATGCAGCAACTGAGGACATATCACTGCTGCTAGCAACACACCGCTACCTCCTAGCTGTTCAGAACAACCAGGGAGACAC agCCCTCCATACTGCTGTCAGCAATAAGAACATGGAAGCCTTCAACAAAATTCTTAAAGCAAGTGAGAAGATTAATCCAAGAGATCTTCTTAATGCCCAGAACTTTGCTCATGAA ACTGCCCTCCATCAAGCCATCCGTGGCAATGAACTGACAATGGTGCGTCGCTTGGTGGCCACACCAGGCTGCAATGTGAGTTTAGTAGATAGCCAAGGCAACACCCCTATCCACAGTGCTGCTGGCCTGCAGGATCCTCAATGCCTAGATGCCCTCCTCACTCAACCCATCAATGGAGCTCGCTCTGCTCTCACCCAGGCCATCAACATCTACAATTACCAAG gagaaacaccTCTGCACGTGGCTGTGGTGTCAGGCAGCCTTGAGTGTGTGCGGCGGCTGGTGGAAGCTGGGGCACAGGTACACCACTGTGAACGCAAGAGAGGAGCAAACCCTCTCCATCTAGCTGCCATGTTTGGGCGAAGGGACATTGCTGCATTCCTCATCGATCAT ACAAGTGTGACAGTGGAGGCAGCCATGTTTGATGGCAACACAGCCCTCCACCTGGCAGCACAAAGCAGAGATGCCGAGTTCTGCCGTCTCCTCATGAGAGCCAAG gCTGATCCTCAAGTTCGAAATGCcttaagtagaaggaaaaagtcCTCAGaatcagaagaggaagaagatgaagttgatgaagaagaggaggatgattcTGAAGAGGAACAGCAAGGATACACCCCACTGGACTATGctggagatgatgatgag ATCCTTGCAATCCTGCATGGAGAGGAGCCTGTGGAGGTGCAGGCTTCAGGGGAAGTGCTGGTGcaggaaggcaagaaggaaatTCCTCAACACTCAGCACTAGACTCTGGAATTGATATCTCTGTCACAGACATACAGAGTTCAGAGTTGGCCTGTGATGAAAGCCAAGAAAG TGCCAGAGAGTTGAGTGAACGTACTCGAGGACGCTTGGCAAGCCTTCTCAGCGGGGACACCTGGCAGCACCTTGCCCAGCTGCTTGACCTGGAGTTTCTGGTGCCCTGCCTGGCCAAGGAAGCCACACCAGCCCATGTACTGCTTCAGCCGGAGAACATGAAG GGCGTGTCCATAGAGAAGCTGCGGGAGTGCCTGGAGGTGCTGGGCCTTAAGAACTGTGTTGCTGTATTGGACCGGACATAG